The Engraulis encrasicolus isolate BLACKSEA-1 unplaced genomic scaffold, IST_EnEncr_1.0 scaffold_36_np1212, whole genome shotgun sequence DNA window ACAAAAGTTACTGTGCTTTGACCTTATCCATGAGTCTGATTCTTTAGGTACCCAGTACCACTATTGTAGTACCCAGGTGGTCTGAGTTTGAAGCTGGATACAGCAATTCTCCCCCATAGATTTAGAGGAATAATAATCAGTAGTTAATACCCTATTTCCCCTCCTCGACAATAACTCCCTCTCTTCTACATTTAGATGTTCATCACTGACGTTGCTGTCCTCATTAGTTTTGACCTACCTAAGTTCAGATGGAATTTCTCTAACATGCAGATCCTGATGCGCTCCTCCATTAAACAATCTTACGTTATTTTTTTTGGTGAAATTATAAGATATAAGATATGTATAAGATGTTTCCCATTTTAAATAGTACTTAAAAACATGTAATGTATGTCTTTACTGCATAAAATACATGTGAAGATgtggttacacaaccacacacaaacaaaacaataataacaaagtcaTCCAAAATAGTACCCCTTTATCGCACAACGTTGCCTTGAGGGAACACAAAGAAAAAGTGTATTTTCCAAACAATCACAAAGTGAAACCATTTTTACAACGTGATAACAGTCTTCTATACAGCCTTGTGCACATCAagatatgttttattttatgattttatcatgtttagTTATAATAATGCAAAAGATCTTGTGTCCTTGTCACCCCAAGTGGCCCAGTGACTGTCTGTCAAGAGAGGAAATCGCGCCTTCAAATACTACAGCAGAGTGGGCACTTCTCAAAACATAGTACacagtgtattcagcctaattagtcacgcccagtgattggataattcaccaaagagtattcaatcactggacgtgactaattaggctgatacacttggaagtgcgcgcaccaggttttgagaaatgcccagtgtCACCCTAGCCACTCCAAATTGTACTTTCATGTCTTTTCTAACATTCTGATTGGTTTTGATAAtttaaggacacacacactggacatgagGCTTTAAAAAACATTGTGCCAGAGGGCAACGTTGTGCAGTAGAGGGTTAGCAGATTATGGCTTGTCATAACTATGAGCACAAAACAAGTAATCACCACGTCAGTTATTGCATTTTGTCTTTACGTGACCCTTTGACACAAGAATGATAGACACAAGGTGGAATATCCAGTAATTGCCAactatgggtcaaaggtcaattcTGGTATCAATGGGCCAACATACTGTCAATTTTATCAATACGTCATCATTATTCCATGCAGAGCCCATTCTACCATTAATGTTATAGCTGTGGTATTTTTATTATAATGATTGTTTATATTATTAAATTGAGAAAATAGTGATTCAGATATCTGCAGCAGTACAAGGGGCAACAGCAACTACTGTAGGTCTACTACTGTTTTGGACTCTAAGAAATTATCAGGATAAAACAGAAAACTTGGAAGTCACGTCTCTCAGATGCACAGTTTGATCAGTTGAGTtattttttcctttgtaggggaGTAGTATAATAGTCCTAagaatgtgtggatgcgtgcgtgtaaTGTTTGAATATCAATATAGCGTTTGTGACTCTAGCTAATGTGCACCCATGCTAGATCACAAGGCATGAAACACAAACGtgtaaactttcacgtagcagttaataaagtccataattaatactggcaaggggtatgaaagtttcaaagagggaatggcatttcaaatttcaatggcgcccgcatagggagccgtgatgacgcgcacagaatctgtggatccccccccccccatacacacatacacacacacacactctcacacacacacaccaagtcttcAGCTTCATGGACAATCTTTTACAAAGCCATCTGTTGAATATTATtactgaacaggaaggaaaactttaaccctatccagaccgggcttttttggcattcctgggaccgggggggggctcatttgaccccccccccctcataacttaggaaccgaatggcgtatgaccaccaaacttggaggggatgatcttcagccaaagatctatgaatgacatcagtttggtgtcattattggatattatgacatcgttatgacgtcatttcctgattttattgcccaaaatgtcaccttaatgtattttccatctaacttgggtaatgcacatcaattttggttattatgtgcttcagaccacttcaaatgttcacaagggtgtctgatgctaatgaaaatgtaaaaaaatatgaaaagtgatgatgatgagatcagtgatttttggtcaggcgtacctgtcagaaaaccgttgccatggcaacaacaaaaatgataaacctaatcttttggtatcacactgtagccaacttcatgttaggaaaagtcacaaagtttcgtagtcctagctttagtcattcaggagttatacgacatcaaagttggtgcgggcacttttagccctgtctggatagggttaaaattctgtttctacccataaataagcaaacatgaatatagcgccccttgtggtggcgaaatgtgcaggctgacgccgtggcaacaggcagatttggattcagcaaccccaaattgatcaagaaaacatgttttcaagttgccactaaacggtcacaacgaaactcattttgtagatgagctatgattcttggcccgcTGCCTACTACGAGGGCTCTCATAACTTTACAACCTGGGCAAAGGAAACACCTTTTCCCTGTATGCCTTTTACTGTATTTGATGTGAACTGAGGCTAAATGTGCAGAGCCAGCCCTTTTgctactccatggctgaagtggctgcatgGGGCTGCATGTCAGCCATGTGAAGtcgtgtagtccaaataattatattttttttgCACGCACTcaactcacaaatcgcttgacaaATGAAGTCAATAGGGTTGTAATAAAACCCAGATGATCCGTTTGCCGAACCGGAtaaagacctcatccggacagacAGGATGGCTggcatgcattgatccgccaaagaaGGCGGGACAGacagcatttcattaatatgacatatgacatttcattctgataacagcaagtttataatgCTTGCTTTGTCTTCAGGGATTATTAgtatttcatccatccatccttagGAGGTAATAAAGAACAATGTTGTGATTGCAGGTCCATGCCTGAGAATTTTCCTGATTGGAGGAACTGGAGTGGGGAAGAGTCACTCGGGAAACACCATTCTGTTCATGAGGGAAGAATATAAATACAGACAATCTGTTACAATTAGTTGTAATCTATCTGCCACCAGAAACTCACGTGAAATGCAAGTGGTTGATACTCCGAATTTATTTGATACATCAAAAGATGTAACTACAATTGAAAAGGACTTCCTGGAATGCATTAAAGTCTCTTGTCCAGGTCCACATGCCTTCCTGCTGGTCATAAAGTTAGGTCACTTCACTAAAGAGGAGCAGAATGCAGTCAGGGCCCTCCAGGAGATCTTTGGGGAGAAGGTGAAAGAccacatcatcatcctcttcacaCATGGGGATCAACTAGATGGTCAGACTATTGAAGAGTATGTGTCCAGTGGCTCTGAGGGACTACAGGAACTGATCAGAAGCTGTAGAGGGAGATTCCATGTCTTTGACAACACAAAGGACAGCAGTGACAGGATTCAGGTAGATGAGTTGAGCAGGAAAATAGATGAGATGGTGGCAGCTAACGGTGGACAGCACTTCACTGATGAGATGTATGAGGAGACAACCAGAGTCATGGAGGAAAGAAACCTTGGGAGGAATTCGCATTCAAGGCAGACAGCTCAGCATctgtccttcctccctctcctccaaaaGAGGGTAGCTCAGTTTCACAAAACTCTCAGTCAGTAACCTTGAATGTCGAATTACGTATGATCACCTGTGAGACAGTAATTTCTTAATTTTTCATTCAAATATTCTTTGCTTTTATGTTTTTTGTTGCTTCCAAGAATGTACATGTTACCGTAACATTAGCGATTATAAAGGCTATCATCTATCTTAAATCCCATCGTGTATGTGCCTGTATACACACATATGTAAGTGTATAATTTCCTACGCTGAACAATGCTGATTGCCAGGCTATCTATCCGGTCTAACCTATCCTTATCTATCTGATATCCATGTCATTATAAAGCCTATATATCCTGTCTACCCTATCTTTATCTGTCTAGTCCACTCCAGTGCTGTATACTGTGTAGGGATCTcttatgtcagccatgtgtactgtatgcagcttcatacatcatttgattgcattgttGCCTATTAGGCTACAGTCACTTTCAAGTGGCTGTTTGTGTAAAGGGTTTCCCTGCTACTCTAAATGCAATCTGATACCCTAGATATTGAAAGGCATCACATACTATATCCTACCTGTGCTCTTGTGTTTATGTTATTGTTGTAGGCTTAGGCCTACCATCCTATATCatatcctgttataggcctactattctatatcctgttataggcctactattctatatcctgttataggcctactattctatatcctgttacaggcctactattctatatGCTGTTAcaggcctactattctatatcctatcctgtaataggcctactattatataTCCTGTTAcaggcctactattctatatGCTGTTAcaggcctactattctatatcctgttataggcctactattctatatcctgttataggcctactattctatatcctgtcctgttataggcctactattctatatcctgttataggcctactatcctaTATCatatcctgttataggcctactattccatATCCTGTTATAGGCCTGCTATTCCatatcctgttataggcctactattctatatcctgttataggcctactattctatcctgttataggcctactattctatatcctgttataggcctaccaTCCTATATCatatcctgttataggcctactattccatATCCTGTTATAGGCCTGCTATTCCatatcctgttataggcctactattctatatcctgttataggcctactattctatatcctgttataggtctactattctatatcctgttataggcctattattctatatcctgtctgtaatcctatgtttgttgttgttataaTTAAAGGCTAATTATCATATATCCTACTTTTAATCCTGTGCTTATGTTAGTAATAGTTGAAGACTTACTATCCTGCAGCttcatatttcatttcattgaATTGTTGATTATTACTATCATTTTCAAGTGGCTGTTTGTGTGAAGGGTTTTCTTGCTACTCTTAATGTAATCTGCTGCTACTCTAGACTTTAAAGTTGTTGTAATATTTAAAGACATACTTTCCTCTATCTTATCTCTGTTTCAgtgtgttattgttattattaaaaaCATATCCTGTGTGTGATTGCTTCACATATTTAGTCTAGTTAAATTGGTTGAAGCTGTCAGACTTTGTTACACATTAAAAGGCCTCATATCCAATAAGCTGTCTGTGTTGCCGTGTGTTATTGTTTTCATTCATGTTATGGTATATCCTCTATGTGATTGCTTAACAGATTGTATGCCTACAGTATATTGGTTGTTACATATGAAGCTGCCACAGTTTATTACACATTAAAAAGCTTCCTGTCCTAAACAGCACATCTCTGCTCCAGTATTTATGTTATTGTTTACCAAATATAGTTTTATATCCCCAGATGCAGTCGAGCATATGGTAGAGTTTATTACACATTGAAAGGCTTCCTATCATTCCTATGAACACTTATCTCTGTTCCtgtatgtatgttactgtttACCAAATTCAGCCTGATTTCCCCAGATGCATGCAGTCGAGCATATGGTAGAGTTTATTACACATTAAAAGCCTTCATATCCTACATATCTATATCGTCTTTGCCCcggtatacagtatgtctatgtgttAGTTTTCCAGATAAAGTGAAGGttgtctctcctctactgtgaACTCTGCAGCAGGAGGCAggactgtgagtgagtgtgtgtttgtgtgtgaacccCTTCCTCTGACGGCCATTGGTGGCGCCACTCTCAGATTGATCATTAAAAGACaacaaaaccaacttgacttgacttgacttgacttgacttgacttgactcgactcgacctgacttgacttgacttgacttgacttgacttgacttgacttgacttgacttgacttgactcatgagGACACCCACAGGCGCCTGGCGGACAGCACATGGAGTTTTTGACCGCATAGCGTGTACTCTTAGGCGCAACAGAGAGTAATGCATTCTGCTGAGCACTGTATTCATGCACCTCTCTCTGCTGTGAAGATCATCTACAAATGTATattctcaacctttcttgaataaatgccccctggacctcatcatttgcctcccaatgccccctgccCCCCTGTATAATAAATCAAAATCAAATGACTACTCATCTGAAGTCTGCTAGGGGACTATGCTGTCAAagggcaaagacagagagacagagaaagagttccTTTCCTCCATTCACTTATTTAACTCCTCCTGGTCCTAATGATTCAAttggactctctctcacacacacacacacacacacacacacacacacacacacacacacacacacacacacacacacacacacacacacacacacacacacacacacacacacacacacacacacacacacacacacacacacacacacacacacacacacactcttcgcacactcctttacacacacactcctccacacccTTTGCCgccttttcacactt harbors:
- the LOC134443790 gene encoding GTPase IMAP family member 7-like, whose translation is MSYDSWPAAYYEGSHNFTTWAKETPFPCPCLRIFLIGGTGVGKSHSGNTILFMREEYKYRQSVTISCNLSATRNSREMQVVDTPNLFDTSKDVTTIEKDFLECIKVSCPGPHAFLLVIKLGHFTKEEQNAVRALQEIFGEKVKDHIIILFTHGDQLDGQTIEEYVSSGSEGLQELIRSCRGRFHVFDNTKDSSDRIQVDELSRKIDEMVAANGGQHFTDEMYEETTRVMEERNLGRNSHSRQTAQHLSFLPLLQKRVAQFHKTLSQ